CAATACCCCCGTCACAAgagagaaaataatgaaaaatggtgTCTATGAATGAAAGTTATTGTTGGCTCTCAAGATGTTTGGGATATTTTAGACAAACAGTATACAAAACCCGCAAATGAGGAAACTTTGCCCTTAAATGAAAAGGAGGTCTTGTTAAAGACAAGAAAGAAAGATCAACAGGCCCTCACTCTTATCCATCAATGTTTGGATGATGGCATGTTTGAGAAGGTGGCTGATGCAACTGCCTCAAAAGAAGCGTGggagattttaaaaaattctctcCAAGGATTTGATAAAGTAAATAAGATAAAACTTCAAACTCTAAGGGCAAGATTTGAtgttttaaaaatgaaagaatccGGATCCATTTCGAATTTCTACTCAAGATTGATGGTTGTTGTAAATCAATTAAGAACATACAGGGAGGAAGTAGATGATGTGCATGCCGTAGAAACTATTCTTCGTTCTTTTACACCTAAATTTGATTATGTAGTGTGTGCTATTGAGGAGTCTAAAGATCTAGAATGTATGACGGTAGAACAAACGGAAGGTTCTTTTCTAGACaatgaagagaaaatgaaaaggagaaaagaagagTCACTAGACCATTTTCTTAATACTCATGCATCCTTCAAACGATTTAAAGATGAGAAAAGTTACAAAGGAAATGGACAATGGCGAGGCCGTGGAGGTCGTGGAGGCCGCGGAAGAGGAGGAAGTTATACCATCATTTCAACAATGAAGATAAAGGTCACCAGTCATTCAAAAGTTGTGGTCGTGGTCAACGAGGAGGCAGAAGACGTGGAGCCTATTATGGTACAAATGAAATGAGGTATGTTTGATCCATCAATGTTTGGATGATGGCATGTTTGAGAAGGTGGCTGATGCAACCGCCTCAAAAGAAACGTgggaaattttacaaaattctcTCCAAGGATTTGATAAAGTAAATAAGATAAAACTTCAAACTCTAAGGGCTGAATTTGAtgttttaaaaatgaaagaattcgAATCCATTTCGAATTTCTACTCAAGATTGATGGTTGTTGTAAATCAATTAAGAACATACGGGGAGGATGTAGATGATGTGCATGCCGTAGAAACTATTCTTCGTTCTTTTACACCTAAATTTGATTATGTAGTGTGTGCTATTGAGGAGTCTAAAGATCTAGAATCTATGACGGTTGAACAATTGGAAGGTTCTTTTCTAGACCatgaagagaaaatgaaaaggagaaaagaaaagtcACTAGAGCAACTTCTTAATACTCATGCATCCTTCAAAGGATTTGTAGATAAGAAAAGTTACAAAGGAAATGGACAATGGCGAGGCCGTGGAGGTCGTGGAGGCCGCGGAAGAGGAGGAAGTTATACCATCATTTCAACAATGAAGATAAAGGTCACCAGTCATTCAAAGGTTGTGGTCGTGGTCAACGAGGAGGCAGAAAACGTGGAGTCTATCAAGGTACAAATGAAATGAGGTATGTTTGATCCATCAATGTTTGGATGATGGCATGTTTGAGAAGTTGGCTG
The sequence above is a segment of the Solanum lycopersicum chromosome 10, SLM_r2.1 genome. Coding sequences within it:
- the LOC138338690 gene encoding uncharacterized protein produces the protein MKVIVGSQDVWDILDKQYTKPANEETLPLNEKEVLLKTRKKDQQALTLIHQCLDDGMFEKVADATASKEAWEILKNSLQGFDKVNKIKLQTLRARFDVLKMKESGSISNFYSRLMVVVNQLRTYREEVDDVHAVETILRSFTPKFDYVVCAIEESKDLECMTVEQTEGSFLDNEEKMKRRKEESLDHFLNTHASFKRFKDEKSYKGNGQWRGRGGRGGRGRGGSYTIISTMKIKVTSHSKVVVVVNEEAEDVEPIMVQMK